The following proteins are encoded in a genomic region of Triticum dicoccoides isolate Atlit2015 ecotype Zavitan chromosome 1B, WEW_v2.0, whole genome shotgun sequence:
- the LOC119350395 gene encoding uncharacterized protein LOC119350395, translating to MDGAAHIAGDSPEANRASSSASSTDSASRRSRPRKGIHLRRCRRLLFARRGEGGEGDGKDADDDVQDLALSPGMSFAVVLAQRLNIRGRVYPAMLPVDGNKVPEKVWKGITDGEFNVLDTFEDEQYVREVVGISLTDSADTMMAYAYIWGNVDDPDLYSEWDFDVSISLHANCKHFPYID from the exons ATGGACGGGGCCGCCCACATCGCCGGTGACTCCCCGGAGGCCAACAGGGCCTCCTCCTCCGCGTCCTCGACCGACTCGGCCTCCCGGCGCTCCCGACCGCGGAAGGGGATTCACCTGCGGCGGTGTCGGCGACTGTTGTTCGCtcggagaggagagggcggcgaagGTGACGGTAAGGACGCCGATGACGACGTGCAGGACCTCGCACTGTCGCCGGGGATGTCCTTCGCGGTGGTTCTCGCCCAG AGGCTCAACATCAGGGGCCGCGTATACCCAGCGATGCTCCCCGTCGACGGCAACAAAGTCCCCGAAAAG GTTTGGAAGGGGATCACTGATGGGGAGTTCAATGTGCTGGACACATTTGAAGATGAACAGTATGTGAGGGAAGTTGTTGGCATCTCACTGACT GATTCGGCGGATACAATGATGGCCTATGCATACATATGGGGGAATGTAGATGATCCTGACCTCTATAGTGAATGGGATTTTGACGTGAGTATTTCCCTTCATGCTAATTGTAAGCATTTTCCATATATTGATTGA
- the LOC119336428 gene encoding uncharacterized protein LOC119336428 isoform X2 — MDLVSRTCGVEIRVMTSCMRLDTQQIENIEAKISNTRPRCPTEMQPIRAQSLFLDNEDGSKVEYWVWNPFRSKLAAVVLCGVDNIWIVRGITAWGLGRRS; from the exons ATGGATTTGGTGTCCAGGACATGTGGAGTTGAGATCAG AGTAATGACATCCTGTATGCGCTTGGACACCCAGCAGATTGAAAATATAGAAGCAAAGATATCCAATACGAGGCCACGATGCCCGACAGAGATGCAGCCAATACGCGCCCAATCTTTATTTCTTGAT AACGAGGACGGATCCAAGGTTGAGTACTGGGTGTGGAACCCCTTCAGATCCAAGTTGGCTGCTGTTGTACTCTGTGGTGTGGACAACATCTGGATT GTCCGAGGAATTACAGCTTGGGGACTTGGGAGACGATCGTAA
- the LOC119336428 gene encoding putative rRNA 2'-O-methyltransferase fibrillarin 3 isoform X1 — protein sequence MIVSNLLFSRTTELLAAFNYVYLKWIWCPGHVELRSDAQIRRVMTSCMRLDTQQIENIEAKISNTRPRCPTEMQPIRAQSLFLDNEDGSKVEYWVWNPFRSKLAAVVLCGVDNIWIVRGITAWGLGRRS from the exons ATGATAGTTTCCAACTTGCTTTTTAGCAGAACTACAGAACTATTAGCAGCTTTTAATTATGTGTACTTAAAATGGATTTGGTGTCCAGGACATGTGGAGTTGAGATCAG ATGCTCAAATACGCAGAGTAATGACATCCTGTATGCGCTTGGACACCCAGCAGATTGAAAATATAGAAGCAAAGATATCCAATACGAGGCCACGATGCCCGACAGAGATGCAGCCAATACGCGCCCAATCTTTATTTCTTGAT AACGAGGACGGATCCAAGGTTGAGTACTGGGTGTGGAACCCCTTCAGATCCAAGTTGGCTGCTGTTGTACTCTGTGGTGTGGACAACATCTGGATT GTCCGAGGAATTACAGCTTGGGGACTTGGGAGACGATCGTAA